The Megalobrama amblycephala isolate DHTTF-2021 linkage group LG13, ASM1881202v1, whole genome shotgun sequence genome contains a region encoding:
- the LOC125244060 gene encoding ATPase family AAA domain-containing protein 2-like isoform X1: MVMLRSNGDMDSSSEFLSLNPPQRKSARLKKAHDDSLTSAEDSPANGFLSVKEENSMTSRTQRGRHVVTFADMNGQTSKSPPKDEKSGRNLRKSPRFQADGERSADEHTDEVESTPTSRSLRARIQRREEDSAVRRSSRITRYKLDARNQSVLYDRLITNTAEAVLQKMDDMQKMRRRLRSRDSEEENLRIYAGTKRKRVTKPSVRGQEESSDNQENEYSDQEEEEEDGDGEEEEEENDEGDEDEDEDEDEEENGKRYEFRQRKAVVRYQAPLEEPKKQSIFFKRHSTPVRRRYTFSSSSPRRLYNNRRSTSPGGSEGNGRRHAIHSSDSTSSSSDEEKFERRRSKSRTRSINRCLPMNLRKEDLLGIHKDRIKIGASLADVDPMQIDQTVRFDSIGGLGKHISALKEMVVFPLLYPEVFEKFKIQPPRGCLFYGPPGTGKTLVARALANECSQGERKVAFFMRKGADCLSKWVGESERQLRLLFDQAYQMRPSIIFFDEIDGIAPVRSSRQDQIHSSIVSTLLALMDGLDSRGEVVVIGATNRLDSIDPALRRPGRFDREFLFSLPDREARKDILKIHTRQWDPQLSDLFLEELADKCVGYCGADIKAVCAESALCALRRCYPQIYASSQKLLLDVESISVSGRDFLSAMRKIVPASQRAVASPAKALTPVIEPLLSSALNNAMEMLRRLFPHVEQGLKKKRDTDGVSGILEDLLQSEDEGSSVCSSNKGQKNTGPSPSALQLNRSALQQPTSFRPRLLLCGTSGSGQTSHLAPAILHALEKFTVYTLDVAVLYGVSSATPEEACAQVFCEARRTAPSILYIPHIQRWWDTVSSTLKATFISLLQDIPSFCPCLLLATCSFPHDTLYPEVQDLFHVEYGEVFDVPLPSREERLRFFEDLILNQAAKAPASKREAVVRALEVLPVAPPPPPRQLSEQEMQKLEEQEEDTLRELRLFLRDVTNRLAQDKRFKAFTKPVDTEEVPDYTTVIKQPMDLSTVLSKIDLHKYETVAAYLHDVDLIWQNALEYNPDRDPSDRLIRHRACALKDTVHAIIRDELDEDFEKICAEIRESRSKRGSASSRFTPAYYHVLPKVSATVEQKMSDPAPSKDATPVPAPTVLTPRQTGINTASQMKKKRKNRWRNGFIRRKKSCSHFNSKDNPNTAESGDEDEDEDDGKLAESEDPEKMKDVECESMEADECARAEEPTESTAVVQNNISNEGREHDNTTSAVDEVVSVETVQNNATDGQNEVQASESTEPKRTEPSAEDSSGMEFRQRRMTRGFKIQAEQQSLISVDAAMKILEQKNLPLIVDHNKLKELLQRVVDMTEGYEVNQLEKLYALLCQSIYRHRKDYDKTALIQEMSKEVEDFS; the protein is encoded by the exons ATGGTGATGTTGCGCAGTAACGGTGATATGGACTCGAGCTCGGAGTTTCTGTCGCTGAACCCGCCTCAGCGAAAGTCCGCACGACTGAAAAAGGCCCATGATGACAGTTTAACGAGCGCCGAGGACAGTCCGGCCAAT GGATTTTTGTCTGTAAAGGAGGAAAACAGCATGACGAGCAGAACTCAAAGAGGAAGACATGTAGTCACCTTTGCTGATATGAATGGACAAACCAGCAAATCACCTCCAAAAGATGAGAAAAGTGGGAGGAATTTAAG gAAATCTCCAAGATTCCAGGCAGATGGGGAGAGATCGGCAGATGAGCACACAG ATGAGGTGGAATCAACTCCCACTTCTCGAAGTCTGCGTGCTCGAATTCAAAGGCGAGAAGAAGACAGTGCCGTGAGGCGTAGCTCCAGAAtcacaagatataaacttgacgCCAGGAACCAGTCAGTCCTCTATGACAGGCTCATCACAAA caCTGCAGAGGCTGTGCTTCAGAAGATGGATGACATGCAGAAGATGCGTCGGAGACTGAGAAGCAGAGACAGTGAAGAGGAG aaTTTGAGAATTTACGCTGGAACAAAGAGGAAGAGGGTCACAAAACCTTCAGTCAGAGGACAGGAGGAGAGTTCAGACAACCAGGAGAATG AATACAGTGatcaagaggaggaggaggaggatggagatggtgaggaagaggaagaagaaaatGATGAGGGAGATGaagatgaggatgaggatgaagatgaagaagagAATGGAAAGCGCTATGAGTTCAGACAAAGAAAAGCTGTTGTGCGTTACCAGGCGCCTCTTGAAG agCCAAAAAAGCAGAGCATATTTTTTAAACGTCACTCCACCCCGGTTAGACGAAGATATACATTTAGTTCCTCAAGTCCCAGGAGACTGTACAACAACAGGAGGAGCACCAG TCCAGGTGGGAGTGAGGGTAATGG GAGAAGACATGCCATCCACAGTAGTGACTCTACCTCATCCTCTTCTGATGAAGAGAAATTTGAGAGACGGAGAAGTAAGAGCCGTACCAGGTCAATAAACAG ATGCCTCCCTATGAATTTACGGAAGGAGGATTTGTTGGGAATCCATAAGGACAGGATTAAAATTGGAGCAAGTCTTGCAGATGTTGACCCAATGCAAATTGACCAAACG GTGCGCTTTGACAGCATTGGGGGTTTGGGCAAACACATCTCTGCACTGAAGGAGATGGTTGTATTTCCTTTACTCTACCCTGAAGTCTTTGAGAAGTTTAAGATTCAGCCTCCAAG AGGCTGTCTGTTCTACGGCCCTCCTGGCACAGGAAAGACTCTGGTTGCGCGAGCCCTAGCAAATGAGTGCAGTCAAGGCGAGAGGAAGGTGGCGTTCTTCATGAGGAAAGGGGCAGACTGTCTCAGCAAATGGGTGGGCGAGTCTGAGAGACAGCTCCGCCTCCTGTTTGACCAG GCATACCAGATGCGTCCATCAATTATCTTCTTTGATGAAATTGATGGCATCGCACCTGTTCGGTCCAGCCGGCAAGACCAGATACACAG CTCCATTGTGTCCACCCTGTTGGCTCTCATGGACGGGCTGGACAGCCGTGGTGAGGTGGTTGTTATTGGAGCCACTAACCGCCTGGACTCCATCGATCCTGCGCTTAGACGGCCCGGACGATTTGACAGAGAGTTTCTCTTCAGCCTACCAGACAGAGAG GCTcgcaaagatattttgaagatccATACCAGGCAGTGGGACCCGCAGCTGTCTGACTTGTTTCTTGAAGAGTTGGCTGACAAGTGTGTTG GTTACTGCGGTGCAGACATCAAAGCAGTGTGTGCAGAATCAGCTCTGTGCGCCCTGCGCAGATGCTACCCCCAGATCTATGCTTCCTCCCAGAAGCTCCTGCTGGATGTGGAGTCCATCAGCGTAAGTGGCCGGGACTTCCTCTCAGCCATGAGGAAGATAGTTCCAGCTTCACAGAGGGCGGTGGCATCTCCAGCTAAAGCGCTCACCCCTGTTATTGAACCTCTGCTGAGCTCTGCTCTCAATAACGCCATGGAGATGCTGCGGAGACTCTTTCCTCATGTAGAGCAGGGCCTCAAGAAGAAAAGAGACACTG aTGGTGTGTCTGGCATCTTAGAGGATCTGCTGCAGAGTGAAGATGAGGGGTCCTCTGTGTGCTCTAGTAATAAAGGCCAGAAGAACACTGGACCTTCTCCATCTGCTCTTCAACTGAACAG GAGTGCCCTGCAGCAGCCCACCTCATTCAGACCCAGACTGCTACTCTGTGGGACATCAGGTTCTGGTCAGACCTCACACTTGGCTCCTGCTATTCTTCATGCCCTGGAGAAGTTCACCGTTTATACACTTGATGTTGCTGTGTTGTATGGAGTCAGTTCGGCCACCCCAGAGGAAGCTTGTGCTCAG GTTTTCTGTGAGGCGAGGAGAACTGCGCCCAGTATTCTGTATATTCCACACATCCAGCGCTGGTGGGACACTGTGAGCTCCACTTTAAAGGCCACATTCATCAGTCTCCTGCAGGACATCCCTTCATTCTGCCCCTGCCTCCTTCTCGCCACATGCAGCTTTCCTCACGACACACTCTATCCTGAG GTCCAGGACCTTTTTCATGTTGAGTATGGTGAGGTGTTCGATGTTCCACTTCCTTCTCGGGAGGAGAGGCTCAGATTCTTTGAGGATCTTATTTTAAATCAAGCTGCTAAAGCACCAGCATCTAAGAGAGAAGCAG TGGTCCGGGCACTAGAGGTGTTACCGGTGGCCCCTCCACCGCCTCCTCGCCAGCTGTCTGAGCAGGAGATGCAGAAGCTagaagagcaggaagaggacACACTCAGGGAACTTCGCCTCTTCCTGCGAGATGTCACCAACCGACTAGCTCAGGACAAACGCTTCAAGGCTTTTACAAAGCCTGTGGACACAGAAGAG GTTCCCGATTACACTACAGTCATCAAACAGCCCATGGACTTGTCCACAGTGCTATCTAAAATTGATCTGCACAAGTATGAAACTGTGGCGGCTTACCTGCATGATGTGGATCTGATTTGGCAGAATGCCCTTGAGTACAATCCAGACAGAGACCCCTCAG ATCGGCTCATCAGACACCGTGCCTGTGCACTCAAGGACACTGTGCATGCCATAATCAGAGATGAATTAGATGAGGACTTTGAGAAGATCTGCGCTGAGATCAGGGAGTCTCGCAGCAAACGAG gatCTGCCTCATCACGGTTCACTCCTGCCTACTACCACGTGTTGCCAAAGGTGTCCGCTACAGTCGAGCAAAAGATGAGTGATCCAGCACCCAGTAAAGATGCTACGCCTGTGCCAGCACCAACAGTCTTGACACCACGTCAAACAGGAATTAATACAG CTTCACAGATGAAAAAGAAGAGGAAAAACCGATGGAGAAATGGCTTCATCCGCAGAAAGAAGTCTTGCTCACATTTTAACTCTAAAGACAACCCTAACACAGCAGAATCAGGGGATGaagatgaggatgaagatgatGGAAAACTGGCTGAGAGTGAAGATCCAGAAAAGATGAAAGATGTTGAATGTGAGTCAATGGAGGCTGACGAGTGTGCTCGTGCAGAAGAACCCACAGAATCCACTGCAGTAGTGCAGAACAACATCTCTAATGAGGGACGGGAACATGACAATACTACCTCTGCAGTGGATGAGGTTGTAAGTGTTGAGACCGTCCAGAATAATGCCACAGATGGGCAAAATGAAGTCCAAGCATCAGAGAGCACTGAACCTAAGAGGACAGAGCCAAGTGCAGAGGACAGCAGTGGAATGG AGTTCAGACAAAGGCGGATGACGAGGGGTTTTAAGATCCAAGCCGAACAGCAGAGTCTCATCAGTGTGGATGCTGCCATGAAGATCCTGGAGCAGAAGAACTTGCCTCTTATTGTGGACCACAACAAACTGAAA GAACTTCTACAGAGAGTTGTGGACATGACAGAGGGATATGAGGTCAATCAACTGGAGAAACTTTATGCTCTGTTGTGCCAGAGCATTTATAGACACAGGAAAGATTATGACAAGACTGCACTTATACAG gAGATGTCGAAAGAAGTTGAAGACTTTTCctag
- the LOC125244060 gene encoding ATPase family AAA domain-containing protein 2-like isoform X2: MVMLRSNGDMDSSSEFLSLNPPQRKSARLKKAHDDSLTSAEDSPANEENSMTSRTQRGRHVVTFADMNGQTSKSPPKDEKSGRNLRKSPRFQADGERSADEHTDEVESTPTSRSLRARIQRREEDSAVRRSSRITRYKLDARNQSVLYDRLITNTAEAVLQKMDDMQKMRRRLRSRDSEEENLRIYAGTKRKRVTKPSVRGQEESSDNQENEYSDQEEEEEDGDGEEEEEENDEGDEDEDEDEDEEENGKRYEFRQRKAVVRYQAPLEEPKKQSIFFKRHSTPVRRRYTFSSSSPRRLYNNRRSTSPGGSEGNGRRHAIHSSDSTSSSSDEEKFERRRSKSRTRSINRCLPMNLRKEDLLGIHKDRIKIGASLADVDPMQIDQTVRFDSIGGLGKHISALKEMVVFPLLYPEVFEKFKIQPPRGCLFYGPPGTGKTLVARALANECSQGERKVAFFMRKGADCLSKWVGESERQLRLLFDQAYQMRPSIIFFDEIDGIAPVRSSRQDQIHSSIVSTLLALMDGLDSRGEVVVIGATNRLDSIDPALRRPGRFDREFLFSLPDREARKDILKIHTRQWDPQLSDLFLEELADKCVGYCGADIKAVCAESALCALRRCYPQIYASSQKLLLDVESISVSGRDFLSAMRKIVPASQRAVASPAKALTPVIEPLLSSALNNAMEMLRRLFPHVEQGLKKKRDTDGVSGILEDLLQSEDEGSSVCSSNKGQKNTGPSPSALQLNRSALQQPTSFRPRLLLCGTSGSGQTSHLAPAILHALEKFTVYTLDVAVLYGVSSATPEEACAQVFCEARRTAPSILYIPHIQRWWDTVSSTLKATFISLLQDIPSFCPCLLLATCSFPHDTLYPEVQDLFHVEYGEVFDVPLPSREERLRFFEDLILNQAAKAPASKREAVVRALEVLPVAPPPPPRQLSEQEMQKLEEQEEDTLRELRLFLRDVTNRLAQDKRFKAFTKPVDTEEVPDYTTVIKQPMDLSTVLSKIDLHKYETVAAYLHDVDLIWQNALEYNPDRDPSDRLIRHRACALKDTVHAIIRDELDEDFEKICAEIRESRSKRGSASSRFTPAYYHVLPKVSATVEQKMSDPAPSKDATPVPAPTVLTPRQTGINTASQMKKKRKNRWRNGFIRRKKSCSHFNSKDNPNTAESGDEDEDEDDGKLAESEDPEKMKDVECESMEADECARAEEPTESTAVVQNNISNEGREHDNTTSAVDEVVSVETVQNNATDGQNEVQASESTEPKRTEPSAEDSSGMEFRQRRMTRGFKIQAEQQSLISVDAAMKILEQKNLPLIVDHNKLKELLQRVVDMTEGYEVNQLEKLYALLCQSIYRHRKDYDKTALIQEMSKEVEDFS; the protein is encoded by the exons ATGGTGATGTTGCGCAGTAACGGTGATATGGACTCGAGCTCGGAGTTTCTGTCGCTGAACCCGCCTCAGCGAAAGTCCGCACGACTGAAAAAGGCCCATGATGACAGTTTAACGAGCGCCGAGGACAGTCCGGCCAAT GAGGAAAACAGCATGACGAGCAGAACTCAAAGAGGAAGACATGTAGTCACCTTTGCTGATATGAATGGACAAACCAGCAAATCACCTCCAAAAGATGAGAAAAGTGGGAGGAATTTAAG gAAATCTCCAAGATTCCAGGCAGATGGGGAGAGATCGGCAGATGAGCACACAG ATGAGGTGGAATCAACTCCCACTTCTCGAAGTCTGCGTGCTCGAATTCAAAGGCGAGAAGAAGACAGTGCCGTGAGGCGTAGCTCCAGAAtcacaagatataaacttgacgCCAGGAACCAGTCAGTCCTCTATGACAGGCTCATCACAAA caCTGCAGAGGCTGTGCTTCAGAAGATGGATGACATGCAGAAGATGCGTCGGAGACTGAGAAGCAGAGACAGTGAAGAGGAG aaTTTGAGAATTTACGCTGGAACAAAGAGGAAGAGGGTCACAAAACCTTCAGTCAGAGGACAGGAGGAGAGTTCAGACAACCAGGAGAATG AATACAGTGatcaagaggaggaggaggaggatggagatggtgaggaagaggaagaagaaaatGATGAGGGAGATGaagatgaggatgaggatgaagatgaagaagagAATGGAAAGCGCTATGAGTTCAGACAAAGAAAAGCTGTTGTGCGTTACCAGGCGCCTCTTGAAG agCCAAAAAAGCAGAGCATATTTTTTAAACGTCACTCCACCCCGGTTAGACGAAGATATACATTTAGTTCCTCAAGTCCCAGGAGACTGTACAACAACAGGAGGAGCACCAG TCCAGGTGGGAGTGAGGGTAATGG GAGAAGACATGCCATCCACAGTAGTGACTCTACCTCATCCTCTTCTGATGAAGAGAAATTTGAGAGACGGAGAAGTAAGAGCCGTACCAGGTCAATAAACAG ATGCCTCCCTATGAATTTACGGAAGGAGGATTTGTTGGGAATCCATAAGGACAGGATTAAAATTGGAGCAAGTCTTGCAGATGTTGACCCAATGCAAATTGACCAAACG GTGCGCTTTGACAGCATTGGGGGTTTGGGCAAACACATCTCTGCACTGAAGGAGATGGTTGTATTTCCTTTACTCTACCCTGAAGTCTTTGAGAAGTTTAAGATTCAGCCTCCAAG AGGCTGTCTGTTCTACGGCCCTCCTGGCACAGGAAAGACTCTGGTTGCGCGAGCCCTAGCAAATGAGTGCAGTCAAGGCGAGAGGAAGGTGGCGTTCTTCATGAGGAAAGGGGCAGACTGTCTCAGCAAATGGGTGGGCGAGTCTGAGAGACAGCTCCGCCTCCTGTTTGACCAG GCATACCAGATGCGTCCATCAATTATCTTCTTTGATGAAATTGATGGCATCGCACCTGTTCGGTCCAGCCGGCAAGACCAGATACACAG CTCCATTGTGTCCACCCTGTTGGCTCTCATGGACGGGCTGGACAGCCGTGGTGAGGTGGTTGTTATTGGAGCCACTAACCGCCTGGACTCCATCGATCCTGCGCTTAGACGGCCCGGACGATTTGACAGAGAGTTTCTCTTCAGCCTACCAGACAGAGAG GCTcgcaaagatattttgaagatccATACCAGGCAGTGGGACCCGCAGCTGTCTGACTTGTTTCTTGAAGAGTTGGCTGACAAGTGTGTTG GTTACTGCGGTGCAGACATCAAAGCAGTGTGTGCAGAATCAGCTCTGTGCGCCCTGCGCAGATGCTACCCCCAGATCTATGCTTCCTCCCAGAAGCTCCTGCTGGATGTGGAGTCCATCAGCGTAAGTGGCCGGGACTTCCTCTCAGCCATGAGGAAGATAGTTCCAGCTTCACAGAGGGCGGTGGCATCTCCAGCTAAAGCGCTCACCCCTGTTATTGAACCTCTGCTGAGCTCTGCTCTCAATAACGCCATGGAGATGCTGCGGAGACTCTTTCCTCATGTAGAGCAGGGCCTCAAGAAGAAAAGAGACACTG aTGGTGTGTCTGGCATCTTAGAGGATCTGCTGCAGAGTGAAGATGAGGGGTCCTCTGTGTGCTCTAGTAATAAAGGCCAGAAGAACACTGGACCTTCTCCATCTGCTCTTCAACTGAACAG GAGTGCCCTGCAGCAGCCCACCTCATTCAGACCCAGACTGCTACTCTGTGGGACATCAGGTTCTGGTCAGACCTCACACTTGGCTCCTGCTATTCTTCATGCCCTGGAGAAGTTCACCGTTTATACACTTGATGTTGCTGTGTTGTATGGAGTCAGTTCGGCCACCCCAGAGGAAGCTTGTGCTCAG GTTTTCTGTGAGGCGAGGAGAACTGCGCCCAGTATTCTGTATATTCCACACATCCAGCGCTGGTGGGACACTGTGAGCTCCACTTTAAAGGCCACATTCATCAGTCTCCTGCAGGACATCCCTTCATTCTGCCCCTGCCTCCTTCTCGCCACATGCAGCTTTCCTCACGACACACTCTATCCTGAG GTCCAGGACCTTTTTCATGTTGAGTATGGTGAGGTGTTCGATGTTCCACTTCCTTCTCGGGAGGAGAGGCTCAGATTCTTTGAGGATCTTATTTTAAATCAAGCTGCTAAAGCACCAGCATCTAAGAGAGAAGCAG TGGTCCGGGCACTAGAGGTGTTACCGGTGGCCCCTCCACCGCCTCCTCGCCAGCTGTCTGAGCAGGAGATGCAGAAGCTagaagagcaggaagaggacACACTCAGGGAACTTCGCCTCTTCCTGCGAGATGTCACCAACCGACTAGCTCAGGACAAACGCTTCAAGGCTTTTACAAAGCCTGTGGACACAGAAGAG GTTCCCGATTACACTACAGTCATCAAACAGCCCATGGACTTGTCCACAGTGCTATCTAAAATTGATCTGCACAAGTATGAAACTGTGGCGGCTTACCTGCATGATGTGGATCTGATTTGGCAGAATGCCCTTGAGTACAATCCAGACAGAGACCCCTCAG ATCGGCTCATCAGACACCGTGCCTGTGCACTCAAGGACACTGTGCATGCCATAATCAGAGATGAATTAGATGAGGACTTTGAGAAGATCTGCGCTGAGATCAGGGAGTCTCGCAGCAAACGAG gatCTGCCTCATCACGGTTCACTCCTGCCTACTACCACGTGTTGCCAAAGGTGTCCGCTACAGTCGAGCAAAAGATGAGTGATCCAGCACCCAGTAAAGATGCTACGCCTGTGCCAGCACCAACAGTCTTGACACCACGTCAAACAGGAATTAATACAG CTTCACAGATGAAAAAGAAGAGGAAAAACCGATGGAGAAATGGCTTCATCCGCAGAAAGAAGTCTTGCTCACATTTTAACTCTAAAGACAACCCTAACACAGCAGAATCAGGGGATGaagatgaggatgaagatgatGGAAAACTGGCTGAGAGTGAAGATCCAGAAAAGATGAAAGATGTTGAATGTGAGTCAATGGAGGCTGACGAGTGTGCTCGTGCAGAAGAACCCACAGAATCCACTGCAGTAGTGCAGAACAACATCTCTAATGAGGGACGGGAACATGACAATACTACCTCTGCAGTGGATGAGGTTGTAAGTGTTGAGACCGTCCAGAATAATGCCACAGATGGGCAAAATGAAGTCCAAGCATCAGAGAGCACTGAACCTAAGAGGACAGAGCCAAGTGCAGAGGACAGCAGTGGAATGG AGTTCAGACAAAGGCGGATGACGAGGGGTTTTAAGATCCAAGCCGAACAGCAGAGTCTCATCAGTGTGGATGCTGCCATGAAGATCCTGGAGCAGAAGAACTTGCCTCTTATTGTGGACCACAACAAACTGAAA GAACTTCTACAGAGAGTTGTGGACATGACAGAGGGATATGAGGTCAATCAACTGGAGAAACTTTATGCTCTGTTGTGCCAGAGCATTTATAGACACAGGAAAGATTATGACAAGACTGCACTTATACAG gAGATGTCGAAAGAAGTTGAAGACTTTTCctag